A genomic window from Sphingobacterium spiritivorum includes:
- the gloA2 gene encoding SMU1112c/YaeR family gloxylase I-like metalloprotein yields MHLSLVKIHHVAVICSDYQVSKKFYTEILGMHIIQETYRKERDSYKLDLAIGSEYIIELFSFPNPPPRPTHPEACGLRHLSFLVENIKEEVAKLDKAGIPHEQIRTDELTNKEFVFFADPDGLPIELYQL; encoded by the coding sequence ATGCATCTGTCATTAGTAAAAATACATCATGTCGCTGTAATATGCAGCGATTATCAGGTATCCAAAAAATTCTATACCGAAATACTGGGTATGCATATTATTCAGGAGACATACCGCAAAGAACGTGATTCCTACAAATTGGATCTGGCTATTGGTTCAGAGTATATTATTGAACTATTCTCCTTTCCTAATCCTCCGCCACGACCAACACATCCGGAGGCCTGCGGACTGAGGCACCTGTCCTTTTTGGTGGAGAATATCAAGGAAGAAGTTGCCAAACTGGATAAGGCCGGTATCCCTCATGAACAGATCAGAACTGACGAACTGACAAATAAAGAATTTGTATTTTTTGCAGATCCGGATGGTTTACCGATTGAATTGTATCAGTTGTAA
- a CDS encoding DUF1572 family protein gives MAYLASVLKQFEYYKNLADSTFVQLNDQQLFWLSHEDSNSIALIIQHLAGNMLSRWTNFLTEDGEKSWRNRDEEFELHYTNRTELLAYWESGWDCLFGALHGLKESDLERIIYIRNQGHTVLEAINRQLAHYPYHVGQIVVLGKIQAGSNWKSLSIPKGKSQTYNQEKFAQEPHREHFTDEVLKPKS, from the coding sequence ATGGCTTATTTGGCAAGTGTTCTAAAGCAATTTGAATATTATAAAAATCTTGCGGATTCTACCTTTGTGCAATTGAATGATCAGCAACTTTTCTGGTTGTCTCATGAAGACAGTAACAGTATTGCGCTTATTATACAGCATCTGGCCGGAAATATGCTGTCGAGATGGACAAACTTTCTGACAGAAGACGGGGAGAAATCCTGGCGAAACAGAGATGAGGAATTTGAACTGCATTATACTAACAGGACCGAATTGCTGGCGTATTGGGAATCAGGCTGGGATTGTCTGTTTGGAGCGCTTCACGGACTGAAGGAATCCGATCTTGAGCGTATCATCTATATTCGAAATCAGGGACATACCGTACTGGAAGCTATTAATCGTCAGTTGGCACACTATCCGTATCATGTAGGGCAGATTGTGGTATTAGGCAAGATACAGGCTGGATCCAACTGGAAGAGCCTGTCCATACCTAAAGGAAAATCCCAGACATATAATCAGGAAAAGTTTGCTCAGGAACCGCATAGAGAACATTTTACCGATGAAGTGCTAAAACCGAAATCCTGA
- a CDS encoding NUDIX hydrolase, which produces MKKLDTAGLVIVKENSILLAFSKNKKAWYLPGGKIDQGETAQQALIREIEEELNVRLDPAYIQYYKHIQAPAYGEDQLMMEQECFTYHTDIHPTASQEIEQVAYFDYATYRDEAIQVPGVIKLFEILKADQIIHY; this is translated from the coding sequence ATGAAAAAATTAGATACGGCAGGATTGGTTATTGTAAAAGAAAATAGCATACTACTGGCTTTCAGCAAAAACAAGAAAGCCTGGTATCTGCCGGGTGGCAAAATTGATCAGGGAGAAACCGCACAACAGGCCTTGATAAGAGAAATAGAAGAAGAATTGAATGTCAGATTAGATCCCGCTTATATTCAATATTACAAACACATTCAGGCTCCGGCTTACGGAGAGGATCAACTGATGATGGAGCAGGAATGTTTTACATATCATACTGATATACATCCTACAGCAAGTCAGGAGATTGAACAGGTAGCTTACTTTGATTATGCTACCTACCGAGATGAAGCTATTCAGGTACCCGGCGTCATTAAGTTATTTGAAATACTGAAGGCAGACCAGATCATCCATTATTAA
- a CDS encoding 3-keto-disaccharide hydrolase gives MKRYLIPFFFLILYSTVLRAQDKKTLSFGTEIPLSTLNGNTNIKAKPIQWIDVNTSPETWYKQKDLLICKGLPIGVMRSEKMYENFILHVEWKHMEAGGNSGVFIWCDAVPQEGTRLPAGVEVQMLELDWVNQHIRDGVKPPIAYVHGELFGAGGVTTIPDNPRGERSKSIENRAKGKGEWNTYEVVCVDGTVKLSVNGKFVNGVRQSSSRKGYLCLESEGAEIHFRNFRIIELP, from the coding sequence ATGAAACGTTATTTAATTCCCTTTTTCTTTTTGATTTTATACAGCACAGTGTTAAGGGCTCAGGATAAGAAAACGCTTTCTTTCGGGACAGAGATTCCATTGAGTACCTTGAATGGTAATACGAATATAAAAGCAAAACCTATTCAATGGATAGATGTGAATACCAGTCCGGAAACATGGTATAAGCAAAAAGATCTGTTGATTTGCAAAGGACTTCCGATAGGAGTGATGCGATCGGAAAAGATGTATGAAAATTTTATCCTGCATGTAGAGTGGAAGCATATGGAAGCGGGGGGTAATTCAGGTGTGTTTATCTGGTGCGATGCCGTTCCGCAGGAAGGTACACGTCTGCCGGCGGGCGTAGAGGTGCAAATGCTGGAACTGGATTGGGTAAATCAGCATATCAGAGATGGAGTCAAACCACCAATCGCATACGTACACGGAGAGCTGTTTGGTGCAGGAGGAGTGACGACCATCCCGGATAATCCCAGGGGAGAGCGCAGCAAGTCAATAGAGAACCGGGCAAAAGGAAAAGGAGAATGGAATACCTATGAGGTCGTCTGTGTGGACGGTACAGTCAAACTTTCGGTTAACGGCAAGTTTGTAAACGGAGTTCGTCAATCCTCTTCCCGTAAAGGATATCTGTGTCTTGAGTCAGAAGGAGCCGAAATACATTTTCGTAATTTCAGGATTATAGAGCTGCCATAA
- a CDS encoding SusC/RagA family TonB-linked outer membrane protein gives MKVKMHMHALLILGLSFQLQHPLDSFAKESAAIKSSPPVLSVYQTTLRGKVVNEKGEGIAGVTIKNLSANHTVQSSADGTFSIQGKVSDKLAFTYVGYDALQYTVSDTAPMTITLSNSSVVLEDITITGYTSYAKKLSSNVATTIQAKAIEQVPMASLDQVLQGRVPGMSVLASSGQPGANASVIIRGVGSINGVTTPLYVVDGIPISASELKNYNSNDFENVTVLRDASAKSLYGSRGSNGVIVITTKKGKAGGLSVNYTSQYGFSKLTRPKFQMMNSEQRLRFEEEVGLEMDDDIGPGWTYSSKNPANANWTPAEAANAGRILDSLRGLNVDWRDYFFQTGKFMEQQASLSGGNENVRFFNSVGYYKQDGVAVRSGLERYTLRSNVDFNMNKFSGGVNVTIGYSNSSFTEGVGESRVGSSMASVFYALPYEYPYAPDGTLIHFGNEDDYNILDQREGSAGLERLLNSSSKSELFSTNIGMNLAYQITPQLRAHTRLGIDYKNTVTQDYINPDSYYGSRNRAPTIGGKGLFGEGYARTTSLISTSGLTYQNTFADEHNVEFSGYFEYLYDRYRAFGYQGYGIDGRQPETPAGVNVSAVFLPGINGGRTRSALTSFLGAGRYSYANKYSLTASYRYDGSTKVARENRWHGFYSVGANWNVKGEDFLQGSTLIQGLNIRASYGTTASQFASDFLYLATYLTDISYGGETAIRPATAGNPQFDWEYVDEFNAGFDLELFPKKRLRISADYYNKLTRNMFIDQPPSLTSGFDILSLSSGKMRNRGVEFSVQGDVINKDDFGFTLGVNGAYNKNKILFISDVTDEMLDGDTRILKVGMPYGTYYAPEWAGVNPDTGEPQYYNRDGSITTTYDESSQSVTKSGTLYPSFIGGFTTGLRWKDLTLDALFSFVTNVQRWNNEDFYNENADYMTSNQSIRMLENRWKKAGDQAILQRIDIPRQYTSKDIQDASFLRLRNVNLSYNLPQSALSKIGFVKGVRIFFQGQNLLTWTSWRGLDPENSEARGRFQYPAPRTYTAGLNVKF, from the coding sequence ATGAAAGTAAAAATGCATATGCATGCACTTTTGATTCTGGGGTTATCCTTTCAACTCCAGCATCCGTTAGATTCTTTTGCAAAAGAAAGTGCAGCTATAAAGTCCTCTCCTCCTGTTTTGTCTGTTTATCAGACTACCTTAAGAGGAAAGGTTGTCAACGAAAAAGGAGAAGGGATTGCCGGAGTTACGATCAAAAACCTGAGTGCCAATCATACGGTACAATCTTCAGCTGACGGTACATTCAGCATTCAGGGAAAAGTATCCGATAAACTGGCCTTTACCTACGTAGGATATGATGCTCTCCAGTATACGGTATCAGATACTGCTCCTATGACCATCACATTGTCCAATTCCAGCGTAGTACTGGAAGACATTACCATTACAGGTTATACAAGCTATGCAAAAAAGCTTTCCAGTAATGTGGCCACGACCATTCAGGCTAAAGCCATTGAACAGGTGCCTATGGCATCTCTGGATCAGGTATTACAGGGCCGTGTACCGGGCATGAGTGTACTGGCCAGTTCGGGACAGCCCGGAGCCAATGCCAGTGTGATTATCCGTGGTGTAGGGAGTATCAACGGAGTAACAACCCCTTTGTATGTAGTGGATGGTATTCCAATTTCCGCATCGGAGCTCAAAAACTATAATTCCAATGATTTTGAGAACGTAACGGTTTTACGTGATGCTTCTGCCAAGTCCCTTTACGGATCAAGGGGATCTAACGGAGTTATCGTTATTACGACCAAGAAAGGAAAAGCAGGCGGATTATCCGTCAATTATACTTCCCAGTACGGATTCTCCAAACTAACACGCCCAAAATTCCAGATGATGAACAGCGAACAGCGTCTGCGATTTGAGGAAGAGGTGGGGCTTGAGATGGATGATGATATCGGCCCGGGCTGGACATATTCATCCAAAAATCCGGCTAATGCCAACTGGACACCTGCCGAAGCAGCCAATGCCGGCCGTATTCTGGATAGTCTCCGCGGACTGAATGTAGACTGGAGAGATTATTTCTTTCAGACTGGAAAATTCATGGAACAACAGGCGAGTCTGAGTGGCGGAAATGAAAATGTACGTTTCTTTAATAGTGTGGGATATTATAAACAGGATGGTGTAGCCGTACGCTCTGGCCTGGAAAGGTATACCCTTCGCAGTAATGTAGATTTTAATATGAACAAATTTTCCGGAGGTGTAAATGTAACTATTGGCTATTCCAACTCCAGCTTTACGGAAGGTGTGGGCGAAAGCAGAGTCGGATCCTCTATGGCTTCCGTATTTTATGCATTGCCTTATGAATACCCTTACGCTCCCGACGGGACATTGATTCACTTTGGAAATGAAGATGACTATAATATTCTTGATCAGCGAGAAGGAAGTGCCGGTCTGGAACGTTTGCTCAATTCAAGCAGCAAAAGTGAACTGTTCAGCACCAATATAGGGATGAATCTGGCGTATCAGATTACACCGCAACTAAGAGCCCATACCCGTCTGGGAATCGACTATAAAAATACAGTAACACAAGATTATATTAATCCGGATTCATACTACGGGTCACGTAACCGTGCACCTACCATTGGTGGGAAAGGCTTGTTCGGAGAAGGATATGCCCGAACTACCAGTCTTATTTCCACATCCGGACTGACTTATCAAAATACGTTTGCAGACGAGCATAATGTAGAATTTTCCGGATATTTCGAATATTTGTATGATCGCTATCGCGCATTTGGTTATCAGGGATATGGGATAGATGGGCGGCAACCCGAAACTCCTGCAGGAGTCAACGTCAGCGCTGTCTTTCTTCCGGGAATAAACGGAGGACGTACCAGAAGTGCATTAACGTCCTTTTTAGGTGCTGGAAGATACTCGTACGCTAATAAATATTCACTGACCGCCAGTTACCGTTATGACGGATCTACAAAAGTAGCAAGAGAAAACCGCTGGCATGGATTCTATTCGGTTGGAGCCAACTGGAATGTAAAAGGAGAAGATTTTTTACAGGGTAGTACGCTTATACAAGGACTGAATATACGGGCTAGTTATGGTACTACAGCCAGTCAGTTTGCAAGTGATTTCTTATATCTGGCGACCTATCTGACGGATATTTCTTATGGAGGAGAAACCGCTATCCGTCCTGCCACAGCCGGAAATCCTCAATTTGACTGGGAGTACGTAGATGAATTCAATGCCGGATTTGATCTGGAGCTGTTTCCAAAGAAAAGGCTGAGAATTTCTGCTGACTATTATAATAAGCTCACCAGAAACATGTTTATTGACCAGCCACCTTCTTTAACATCTGGGTTTGATATCCTCTCACTTAGTTCCGGAAAGATGAGAAATCGTGGGGTGGAGTTCAGTGTTCAGGGAGATGTCATCAATAAAGATGACTTCGGTTTTACCCTGGGTGTAAACGGAGCTTATAATAAAAATAAAATTTTGTTTATATCTGATGTAACGGATGAAATGCTTGACGGAGATACCCGTATCTTAAAAGTAGGCATGCCATATGGTACATATTATGCTCCTGAATGGGCGGGTGTCAATCCGGATACAGGAGAACCACAATATTACAATCGGGACGGTTCTATTACAACTACTTATGATGAATCGTCGCAAAGTGTCACTAAGTCCGGCACGTTATACCCTTCATTTATCGGAGGATTTACCACCGGATTACGTTGGAAAGACCTGACATTGGATGCCTTATTCTCTTTTGTGACGAATGTACAACGTTGGAATAATGAAGATTTCTACAATGAAAACGCAGATTATATGACCAGTAATCAATCTATACGCATGCTGGAAAACCGCTGGAAAAAAGCCGGAGATCAGGCCATCTTACAACGTATAGATATCCCGAGACAATATACATCCAAGGATATACAGGATGCATCCTTTCTGCGTCTTCGTAATGTCAATCTGAGTTACAACCTGCCACAGTCAGCCTTGTCTAAAATCGGTTTTGTAAAAGGGGTACGCATATTTTTTCAGGGACAAAATCTACTTACCTGGACTTCATGGAGAGGTCTGGATCCTGAGAACAGTGAAGCCAGAGGCCGCTTCCAATATCCTGCACCAAGAACATATACTGCTGGTTTAAATGTTAAATTCTAA
- a CDS encoding RagB/SusD family nutrient uptake outer membrane protein has translation MKRNIMLFKKIVWTIILPVSLLSFQACNELDIKPTDGIDPDKAFRNLEDIDMGIKGAYAAIDYTLIENNVTVSDEAIMPAENVVSNTNAYRWLYTASSSSVTSAFREYYIVIDRTNRVLTGLEKLTNVDETKKRHYRGELLAIRAYAHLELLRAFSGGYEPANLAIPYMLESKISYPTRNTVQEVVNFVKTDLNEALSLIGDEASVSRISKPAVYAILARTALYSKDWPLAISASTSAINAKPLASQQNFARIWTDQSEDEVIWSLKKSEASDSRIGSFLFREDGGIALFAPSSKLLNLFDKDNDIRYSSYITYDPDRGAGKSPYLIKKYVGRSSDAPGLTNIKLFRTGEMYLIRAEAYAETPNQLSGTADLNQLRKSRITGYTDQTFADKETLIREIYTERYKELAYEGHRFFDLKRRNLPVQRSAQDAVNTSGALTLESGKAQYNFPIPATEMSVNKNMIQNPNYSN, from the coding sequence ATGAAAAGAAATATAATGTTATTCAAAAAAATAGTTTGGACAATCATCCTTCCGGTAAGTTTACTTTCTTTTCAGGCCTGTAACGAACTGGATATCAAACCAACAGACGGCATAGATCCGGACAAGGCATTTCGCAATCTGGAAGATATAGACATGGGTATAAAAGGTGCCTATGCTGCCATAGATTATACTTTAATAGAAAATAATGTTACCGTCTCTGATGAAGCCATTATGCCAGCGGAAAACGTGGTTAGTAATACCAATGCCTATCGATGGCTATATACTGCCAGCAGTAGTTCTGTAACAAGTGCTTTTAGGGAATACTATATTGTCATTGACAGAACGAACCGTGTTTTGACCGGATTAGAAAAACTTACGAATGTAGATGAAACTAAAAAAAGGCACTATAGAGGTGAGTTACTGGCTATCCGGGCTTATGCACATCTGGAACTGTTAAGAGCTTTTTCTGGCGGATATGAACCCGCTAATCTGGCGATTCCTTATATGCTGGAATCCAAAATCAGCTATCCTACACGTAATACGGTACAGGAAGTAGTCAATTTTGTAAAAACCGATTTAAATGAAGCACTCAGTCTGATCGGAGATGAAGCATCTGTAAGCCGGATATCCAAACCTGCGGTCTATGCAATTCTGGCCCGTACTGCCTTATACAGCAAAGACTGGCCTTTAGCGATATCCGCATCTACATCGGCAATCAATGCCAAGCCTTTGGCTTCTCAACAAAACTTTGCCAGGATATGGACCGATCAGTCAGAAGATGAAGTTATCTGGTCTTTAAAGAAGTCTGAAGCCAGTGACTCCAGAATCGGAAGTTTTCTGTTCAGAGAAGACGGTGGGATTGCTTTATTTGCACCTTCCAGTAAACTGTTAAATTTATTTGACAAGGACAATGATATCCGTTATTCGAGTTATATCACATACGATCCTGACAGAGGTGCAGGAAAATCTCCGTATTTAATCAAAAAATATGTTGGTCGTAGTTCTGATGCTCCGGGACTGACTAATATCAAACTTTTCCGAACAGGCGAAATGTACCTGATACGCGCAGAGGCATATGCCGAAACACCAAACCAATTGTCAGGTACTGCAGATTTGAATCAGCTTCGCAAATCCAGAATTACCGGTTATACCGACCAGACATTTGCAGATAAAGAAACACTGATACGTGAGATCTATACGGAACGCTACAAAGAACTGGCTTACGAAGGACACCGCTTCTTTGACCTGAAGCGCAGAAATCTGCCTGTACAGCGTTCAGCACAGGATGCAGTTAATACATCCGGAGCATTAACACTAGAGTCCGGTAAAGCTCAGTACAACTTCCCGATCCCGGCAACAGAAATGTCGGTCAACAAAAATATGATTCAAAATCCGAATTATTCAAATTAG
- a CDS encoding isoaspartyl peptidase/L-asparaginase family protein produces MKRTIMILMAIGTTLVAFKNAPDPPLRTSNADKTYVLAIHGGAGTILRSNMTPEMEKAYKDALTLALQKGYEQIKNGKSSLDAVEQAIHVMEDSPLFNAGKGAVFTNDGKNELDASIMNGKTLEAGAVAGVTTIKNPISAARAVMEKSEHVMMVGKGAELFAKQAGIEIVDPSYFWTKMRWDALQKIKKEDSTKVQLDHDQKQSQRLGIVNKDSKFGTVGCVALDKNGNLAAGTSTGGMTNKKFGRVGDSPIIGAGTYANNATVAVSCTGWGEYYIRNVAAYTVSALMEYKQEPVKIASQTVIDNIGKMGGDGGLIALDKSGNLAMPFNTEGMYRGMVTADGQIEIYIYK; encoded by the coding sequence ATGAAAAGAACAATAATGATCCTAATGGCGATTGGTACTACTTTGGTTGCATTTAAAAATGCGCCGGATCCACCTCTCCGAACATCAAACGCTGATAAAACTTATGTTTTGGCTATCCACGGCGGTGCAGGAACTATTCTGCGATCCAATATGACTCCGGAGATGGAAAAAGCATACAAAGATGCACTGACCCTGGCCTTACAGAAAGGATACGAGCAGATCAAAAATGGAAAATCAAGTCTTGATGCAGTAGAACAGGCTATTCATGTTATGGAAGACTCTCCCTTATTTAATGCAGGGAAAGGGGCTGTATTTACCAATGACGGCAAAAACGAACTCGATGCCTCCATTATGAATGGAAAAACACTGGAAGCCGGGGCCGTAGCCGGAGTGACAACTATCAAAAATCCCATCAGTGCTGCCCGTGCAGTCATGGAAAAATCCGAACATGTCATGATGGTAGGAAAAGGTGCAGAACTATTTGCCAAACAAGCTGGCATTGAAATCGTAGACCCTTCTTATTTCTGGACAAAAATGAGATGGGATGCCCTGCAAAAAATCAAAAAAGAGGACAGCACTAAGGTACAGCTGGATCATGATCAGAAACAGAGCCAACGTCTGGGTATAGTTAACAAAGATTCCAAATTTGGGACTGTCGGCTGTGTGGCGCTCGATAAAAACGGAAATCTGGCAGCCGGGACTTCTACGGGTGGAATGACCAATAAGAAGTTTGGCCGTGTGGGAGATTCTCCGATCATTGGAGCCGGAACTTATGCCAACAATGCGACTGTAGCCGTTTCCTGCACCGGATGGGGCGAATATTATATTCGTAATGTAGCTGCCTATACAGTATCAGCTTTGATGGAGTATAAACAGGAACCGGTCAAAATTGCAAGTCAGACAGTCATCGATAATATTGGGAAAATGGGAGGCGACGGCGGCCTGATCGCATTAGACAAATCGGGCAATCTTGCTATGCCTTTTAATACAGAAGGTATGTACCGTGGTATGGTCACTGCAGATGGTCAGATAGAAATATATATTTATAAGTAA
- a CDS encoding cyanophycinase, with translation MKLKFTKALLIIGLGCLSLSSFAKEMKEPKGSLFIIGGGAKDQQLIRSMVDAAALSASDYIMILPMASTVADASVADIKEQLQEITDHKITAINFSKADASDLRLVDSVRKAKLIYITGGDQNRFMAVVEHSPLFDAIHSAYQQGACIAGTSAGAAIMSDQMITGEQAQDSTYRATFNRLNKDNLVTAKGMGLIRTAIIDQHFIKRSRYNRLFSALAEHPDKVCIGIDESTAILIHNKKAKVVGQFQVVVASNPVKLEVNKEGRIIWEDIRLSIYDNGKTFPIQ, from the coding sequence ATGAAATTAAAATTTACCAAGGCACTCCTGATCATTGGTCTGGGGTGCTTATCCTTATCCTCTTTTGCAAAAGAAATGAAAGAGCCCAAAGGCTCTCTGTTTATTATCGGAGGTGGTGCTAAAGACCAGCAACTGATCCGCAGCATGGTAGATGCAGCAGCATTATCTGCCAGTGATTATATTATGATACTTCCTATGGCTAGTACTGTAGCAGATGCTTCTGTAGCCGATATAAAAGAACAGTTGCAGGAAATAACTGATCATAAAATAACAGCTATAAATTTTTCTAAAGCGGATGCATCAGATCTCAGACTGGTAGATTCAGTCAGAAAAGCAAAACTAATCTATATAACCGGAGGTGATCAGAACAGATTCATGGCCGTAGTCGAGCACTCTCCTTTATTTGATGCTATTCACAGCGCCTATCAGCAAGGAGCCTGTATTGCAGGCACAAGTGCGGGAGCAGCAATCATGAGTGATCAGATGATTACCGGTGAGCAAGCACAGGATTCTACTTATCGGGCTACCTTTAACCGGTTGAACAAAGATAATTTAGTCACTGCAAAAGGTATGGGCCTCATCCGCACAGCGATTATCGATCAGCATTTTATTAAGAGAAGTCGTTACAACAGGTTATTTTCAGCTTTAGCCGAACATCCGGATAAGGTATGTATCGGTATAGATGAGAGTACAGCGATTCTCATTCACAATAAAAAAGCAAAAGTCGTAGGTCAGTTTCAGGTTGTAGTGGCCAGCAATCCGGTCAAACTTGAAGTCAATAAGGAAGGCAGGATTATCTGGGAGGATATCCGGCTCAGCATCTACGATAATGGAAAAACGTTTCCTATACAATAA
- the ccoS gene encoding cbb3-type cytochrome oxidase assembly protein CcoS gives MSIIFFLIGCSIFVALIFLGAFFWAHKTGQNEDTYTPSVRILFDDEVREIPAEKHK, from the coding sequence ATGAGTATAATATTTTTTCTGATCGGATGCAGCATTTTTGTGGCATTGATCTTTCTGGGAGCTTTTTTTTGGGCACACAAGACAGGGCAGAATGAGGATACATACACCCCTTCGGTTCGTATCTTATTTGACGATGAAGTCAGAGAGATACCTGCCGAAAAGCATAAATAA